The following are from one region of the Planctomonas sp. JC2975 genome:
- a CDS encoding cytosine permease, producing the protein MTIVDDDRAEAPRPNAMTIELNALNSIDESERRGRPRSLFWPWFAANVSVLGVSYGSFLLGFGISFWQATIVGILGIVVSFLFCGFISLAGKRGSAPTLTLSRAAFGVNGNTVPSIISWLLTVGWETVLVSLAVLATTTVFKELGGGGGTVTRVITLIVVVALVIGGGVFGFHVIMRLQVIITIATAVLTVVYIGLVWNHIDFAKIAAIPNGDLPQLIGGFVFMMTGFGLGWVQAAADYSRYLPRKSSSGGVVGWTTFGASLAPVILVVFGLMLAGSSKALSAAIGNDPIGALTIILPVWFLVPFFIVAVLGLIGGAVLDIYSSGIALLSAGARIPRPVAALIDGVIMIAGAVYIVFFATDFIGPFQGFLITLGVPIAAWCGVFLADMTLRRKNYSDRDLFTARGRYGSWNWLAIALLVVGTALGWGLVINPYGISWLNWQGYLLAPFGLGGRTGIWGGANLGVLVALVVGYLGVVLFGRDAVRRQESLPEADEDGTDAAGPAAEPVTAAGGEGQA; encoded by the coding sequence ATGACCATCGTCGACGACGACCGCGCTGAGGCGCCGCGTCCCAACGCCATGACCATCGAGCTCAACGCGCTGAACTCGATCGACGAGTCCGAGCGTCGAGGCAGGCCGCGCAGCCTGTTCTGGCCCTGGTTCGCGGCGAACGTCTCGGTGCTCGGCGTCAGCTACGGATCCTTCCTGCTCGGCTTCGGCATCTCGTTCTGGCAGGCGACGATCGTGGGGATCCTCGGCATCGTCGTGTCGTTCCTGTTCTGCGGCTTCATCTCGCTCGCCGGCAAGCGGGGATCCGCTCCGACGCTGACGCTGAGCCGTGCAGCGTTCGGCGTGAACGGCAACACCGTGCCTTCGATCATCTCGTGGCTGCTCACCGTCGGATGGGAGACCGTGCTCGTCTCCCTCGCCGTGCTGGCGACGACCACCGTCTTCAAGGAGCTCGGCGGCGGTGGCGGAACGGTCACCCGGGTGATCACGCTCATCGTCGTCGTGGCGCTCGTGATCGGCGGCGGCGTGTTCGGGTTCCACGTCATCATGCGGCTGCAGGTGATCATCACCATCGCGACAGCCGTGCTCACCGTCGTCTACATCGGCCTGGTCTGGAATCACATCGACTTCGCCAAGATCGCGGCCATCCCGAACGGCGACCTGCCGCAGCTCATCGGCGGGTTCGTCTTCATGATGACCGGATTCGGCCTCGGCTGGGTGCAGGCCGCAGCCGACTACTCGCGCTACCTGCCCCGCAAATCCTCGAGCGGCGGCGTCGTCGGATGGACGACGTTCGGCGCCTCGCTCGCTCCCGTCATCCTGGTGGTCTTCGGCCTCATGCTCGCCGGATCGTCGAAGGCGCTGTCTGCGGCCATCGGCAACGACCCGATCGGCGCGCTCACGATCATCCTCCCGGTCTGGTTCCTGGTGCCGTTCTTCATCGTCGCGGTGCTCGGCCTCATCGGCGGTGCCGTGCTCGACATCTACTCGTCGGGGATCGCGCTGCTCAGCGCAGGCGCGCGCATCCCTCGTCCGGTCGCGGCTCTGATCGACGGCGTCATCATGATCGCCGGCGCCGTGTACATCGTCTTCTTCGCCACGGACTTCATCGGCCCGTTCCAGGGCTTCCTCATCACGCTCGGCGTGCCGATCGCTGCCTGGTGCGGCGTCTTCCTCGCCGACATGACTCTGCGTCGCAAGAACTACTCCGACAGGGACCTCTTCACTGCCCGTGGCCGCTACGGCAGCTGGAACTGGCTCGCCATCGCCCTGCTCGTAGTCGGCACGGCGCTCGGCTGGGGGCTCGTCATCAACCCCTACGGGATCTCCTGGCTGAACTGGCAGGGCTACCTGCTCGCACCCTTCGGTCTCGGCGGACGTACGGGCATCTGGGGCGGCGCGAACCTCGGCGTGCTCGTGGCGCTCGTCGTCGGCTACCTCGGGGTCGTGCTGTTCGGCCGTGATGCCGTGCGCCGGCAGGAGTCGCTGCCCGAGGCGGACGAAGACGGGACGGATGCCGCCGGCCCTGCCGCCGAACCCGTCACCGCCGCGGGCGGCGAGGGGCAGGCGTGA
- a CDS encoding YbaK/EbsC family protein — translation MTAESTSTESTSPSPSHAAVEAVETQLRSHGIAGEVRWLDEATPTAAAAAAALGIEVGAIANSLVFTLDGEPVLVMTSGGHRVDTAFLGEELGGTLKRASAETVREATGQVIGGVAPTGHPAPLRTWVDTALRAFPEIWAAAGHPHTVFPLTYDQLVELTGGTEIEVERA, via the coding sequence ATGACCGCCGAGTCCACGAGCACCGAGTCCACGAGCCCGAGTCCGTCCCACGCCGCCGTCGAGGCGGTCGAGACCCAGCTCCGCTCCCACGGGATCGCAGGCGAGGTGCGCTGGCTCGACGAAGCGACGCCGACGGCGGCCGCGGCGGCAGCAGCCCTCGGCATCGAGGTGGGCGCCATCGCCAACTCGCTCGTGTTCACGCTCGACGGCGAGCCCGTGCTCGTGATGACCTCTGGCGGGCACCGTGTCGACACGGCGTTCCTCGGCGAGGAGCTCGGCGGAACGCTGAAGCGGGCGTCGGCCGAAACGGTTCGCGAGGCGACCGGACAGGTGATCGGGGGAGTGGCTCCCACCGGACACCCCGCTCCGCTGCGCACCTGGGTGGACACCGCGCTGCGGGCCTTCCCCGAGATCTGGGCGGCGGCCGGACATCCGCACACCGTCTTCCCGCTGACGTACGACCAGCTCGTCGAGCTGACGGGCGGGACGGAGATCGAGGTCGAGCGAGCGTAG
- a CDS encoding bifunctional methylenetetrahydrofolate dehydrogenase/methenyltetrahydrofolate cyclohydrolase, protein MTAIRLDGKATAAAIKQELTERVAALKERGIVPGIATVLVGADPASQLYVGMKHRQSEAIGMNSIQVELPADATQEDVEAAIDRLNADPACHGYIVQLPLPKHLDTDAILERIDPAKDADGLHPTNLGRLVLNVNGPITTPLPCTPRAVIELLTRNDYDLKGKHVVVVGRGVTIGRSIGLLLTRRAINATVTLTHTGTVDLPQYLRQADVIVAAAGVKHLVRPEDVKPGAAVLDVGVTRENDRDTGKSKVHGDVEPGVEDVAGWLSPNPGGVGPMTVALLMTNVVEAAERAPKL, encoded by the coding sequence ATGACGGCAATACGACTGGATGGCAAGGCGACCGCCGCGGCCATCAAGCAGGAATTGACCGAGCGCGTCGCCGCGCTGAAGGAACGTGGCATCGTTCCCGGGATCGCGACAGTGCTCGTCGGCGCGGACCCCGCCTCGCAGCTGTATGTGGGCATGAAGCACCGGCAGTCCGAGGCGATCGGGATGAACTCGATCCAGGTCGAGCTGCCCGCGGATGCCACGCAGGAAGACGTCGAAGCGGCCATCGACCGCCTCAACGCCGATCCCGCCTGCCATGGGTACATCGTGCAGCTGCCGCTGCCGAAGCACCTCGACACCGACGCCATCCTCGAGCGCATCGACCCCGCGAAGGACGCAGACGGTCTGCACCCGACGAACCTCGGCCGCCTCGTGCTCAATGTGAACGGGCCGATCACGACCCCGCTGCCGTGCACGCCGCGCGCCGTGATCGAGCTGCTGACCCGCAACGACTACGACCTGAAGGGGAAGCACGTCGTCGTCGTCGGACGCGGTGTCACGATCGGCCGCTCGATCGGGCTGCTGCTCACCCGCCGCGCGATCAACGCGACCGTGACGCTGACGCACACCGGAACCGTCGATCTGCCTCAGTACCTGCGTCAGGCCGACGTCATCGTGGCCGCTGCCGGTGTCAAGCACCTCGTGCGACCCGAGGACGTCAAGCCGGGAGCGGCCGTGCTCGATGTGGGAGTGACGCGCGAGAACGACCGCGACACCGGCAAGTCCAAGGTGCACGGCGACGTGGAACCCGGCGTCGAGGACGTCGCGGGCTGGCTTTCGCCCAACCCCGGCGGCGTCGGACCGATGACCGTCGCACTCCTGATGACGAACGTGGTGGAAGCCGCGGAGCGCGCTCCGAAGCTATGA
- the glyA gene encoding serine hydroxymethyltransferase: MTVSPTFNAPLAEVDPEIAEVLNLELGRQRDYLEMIASENFVPRAVLESQGSVLTNKYAEGYPGRRYYGGCEFVDIAENLAIERAKSLFGSEFANVQPHSGASANAAVLSAIAQPGDTILGLELAHGGHLTHGMKLNFSGKLYNVVSYGLDPETFRVDMDVVRQKAIEHQPKVIIAGWSAYPRHLDFAAFRAIADEVGATLWVDMAHFAGLVAAGLHPSPVPYAHVTSSTVHKTIGGPRSGFILTNEADIAKKINSNVFPGQQGGPLMHVIAAKATAFKLAATDEFRDRQERTIRGAQILAERLTADDAKEVGVDVLTGGTDVHLVLVDLRTSEFTGKEAEDRLHEVGITVNKNAVPFDPRPPMVTSGLRIGTPALATRGFGDAEFTEVADVIALALRPDADIPTLRARVKKLTDAFPLYPGLGPSGQPAENVELASSIDR; this comes from the coding sequence TCCGCGCGCCGTGCTCGAGTCGCAGGGATCCGTCCTCACCAACAAGTACGCGGAGGGCTACCCCGGCCGTCGCTACTACGGCGGATGCGAGTTCGTCGACATCGCCGAGAACCTCGCCATTGAGCGTGCCAAGTCGCTGTTCGGCTCGGAGTTCGCCAACGTGCAACCGCACTCCGGCGCCTCGGCGAACGCGGCCGTGCTGAGCGCGATCGCCCAGCCAGGCGACACCATCCTCGGCCTCGAGCTCGCGCACGGCGGCCACCTCACGCACGGCATGAAGCTCAACTTCTCCGGCAAGCTCTACAACGTTGTCTCCTACGGACTCGACCCGGAGACGTTCCGCGTCGACATGGACGTGGTGCGGCAGAAGGCCATCGAACACCAGCCCAAGGTGATCATCGCCGGCTGGTCCGCCTACCCGCGCCACCTCGACTTCGCGGCCTTCCGGGCGATCGCCGACGAGGTCGGCGCGACGCTCTGGGTCGACATGGCGCACTTCGCGGGCCTGGTCGCCGCCGGTCTGCACCCGTCGCCGGTGCCGTACGCGCACGTGACCAGCTCCACCGTGCACAAGACGATCGGCGGTCCGCGCTCCGGCTTCATCCTCACGAACGAGGCCGACATCGCGAAGAAGATCAACTCCAACGTCTTCCCCGGCCAGCAGGGCGGTCCGCTCATGCACGTCATCGCCGCCAAGGCGACGGCGTTCAAGCTCGCAGCGACCGACGAGTTCCGCGACCGCCAGGAGCGCACCATCCGCGGTGCGCAGATCCTCGCAGAGCGCCTCACCGCTGACGACGCGAAGGAGGTCGGCGTCGACGTGCTCACCGGCGGCACCGACGTGCACCTCGTGCTGGTCGACCTGCGCACGTCGGAGTTCACCGGCAAGGAGGCGGAGGACCGTCTGCACGAAGTCGGCATCACGGTGAACAAGAACGCCGTGCCGTTCGACCCGCGCCCGCCGATGGTCACCTCCGGCCTGCGCATCGGCACGCCGGCGCTCGCCACCCGCGGCTTCGGCGACGCCGAGTTCACCGAGGTCGCCGACGTGATCGCGCTCGCCCTGCGTCCGGACGCCGACATCCCCACGCTCCGTGCGCGCGTGAAGAAGCTGACGGATGCCTTCCCGCTGTACCCGGGCCTCGGCCCGTCCGGTCAGCCCGCCGAGAACGTCGAGCTCGCCTCGTCGATCGACCGATAG
- a CDS encoding VOC family protein — protein sequence MEIQLAMVVLEVRDLDASIAFYRRLGLDIPDPAGDRPIVIHRMGSGVSLLLTTSFASHYDPGFSRPTGGYQQLLEFYVGEDALVDSVFADLTAAGYHGRLAPVKTVGPYAAMVEDPDGNVILLTSDEAAAPAS from the coding sequence ATGGAGATTCAGCTCGCCATGGTCGTGCTCGAAGTGCGCGACCTTGACGCCTCGATCGCGTTCTATCGTCGCCTCGGCCTGGACATCCCGGATCCCGCCGGGGATCGGCCGATCGTCATCCACCGCATGGGCAGCGGGGTGAGCTTGCTGCTGACCACCTCGTTCGCGTCGCACTACGACCCCGGCTTCAGTCGCCCGACGGGCGGATACCAGCAGCTCCTCGAGTTCTACGTCGGAGAGGATGCGCTCGTCGACTCCGTCTTCGCCGACCTCACCGCCGCCGGATACCACGGCCGCCTCGCCCCGGTGAAGACGGTGGGGCCGTACGCGGCGATGGTCGAGGATCCCGACGGCAACGTCATCCTGCTGACCTCGGATGAAGCAGCAGCGCCCGCGAGCTGA
- a CDS encoding cysteine hydrolase, with the protein MSDAPWLVIVDMQRVFGDPASGWFTPRFEEARAAIARLTPAFGNRVVHTRFVAPEHPQGAWIPYYDQWPWALKPEDDPLYELVDAPSPSHGVVTETTFGKWGADLERATDGSREFVLAGVSTDCCVISTALPAADAGVHVRVATDACAGATDTDHRRALDAMALYAPLIELTDADSVLATLPSRQSPIGSLDG; encoded by the coding sequence GTGAGCGATGCGCCCTGGCTGGTGATCGTCGACATGCAGCGCGTGTTCGGCGACCCGGCCAGCGGATGGTTCACCCCGCGTTTCGAGGAAGCCCGCGCAGCGATCGCGCGCCTGACGCCGGCCTTCGGTAACCGGGTGGTGCACACGCGATTCGTCGCGCCAGAGCACCCGCAGGGCGCGTGGATCCCGTACTACGACCAGTGGCCGTGGGCGTTGAAGCCCGAGGACGATCCGCTGTACGAGCTCGTCGACGCACCGTCGCCGTCGCACGGCGTGGTCACCGAGACCACGTTCGGCAAATGGGGCGCCGACCTGGAGCGTGCGACCGACGGATCCCGAGAGTTCGTGCTGGCCGGCGTCTCGACGGACTGCTGCGTCATCTCGACGGCGCTCCCCGCGGCGGATGCCGGCGTCCACGTCCGCGTCGCGACGGATGCGTGTGCCGGCGCCACCGACACCGACCACCGTCGCGCGCTCGACGCCATGGCCCTTTACGCGCCGCTCATCGAGCTGACGGATGCCGACTCCGTGCTCGCGACTCTTCCGTCTCGGCAGTCGCCGATCGGTAGCCTTGACGGATGA